The window GACCTCACTGGTGAGCGCCACTTTGGCGGTCCCGTGGGCATGACTGGCGATGGCGCGTTCTTCGTGCACGACGGAAGCGGATCCCCACTGGAGGGAAATGGCTACACCTGGAGTCAGGGCTGCACCTGGAGCCAGGGCTACACCTGGAGTCAGGGCTACACCTGGAGTCAGGGCTACACCTGGAGTCAGGGCTATACCTGGAGCCAGGGTTACACATGGAGTCAGGGCTTGGACGGCAGCGAGGACCTGTACTCGTCGTCTGCTGCGATCGACGCCTGGGTGCCTCAAGAGTGACCCACGCTCGCGCACGTCACCAAGGCAGCGGGGGTATCGGCCCCCGTTACTCGAAGAGGGCGAGGAACTCTTGGTACCCCGCATCCCGCAGGTCGTTTGCAGCCACGAAGCGCAGAGACGCTGAGTTGATGCAGTAGCGCATACCCGTCGGTTTGGGACCATCAGGGAATAAGTGGCCCAGGTGGGAATCGCCGTGCTTGGACCGCACCTCCGTGCGGAGCATGCCGTGGCTACGGTCTTGCAGCTCGAGCACGTGGTCGGCCACCAAGGGCTGCCAGAAGCTCGGCCAGCCGGAGCCGGAGTCGTACTTGTGCACGGAGGCAAAGAGCGGTTCGCCGCTCACCACGTCGACGTAGATACCGGGCTCCTTATGATCCCAGTACTGATTGTGGAATGCGCGTTCCGTCGCGTCCTCCTGAGTAACCTGAAACTGCTGTGAGTTCAGTGACTTGATCGCATCCTCGCTGCGCTCATACTTGCTCATGGTCAAGGGTCCCTCGCGGTTAGTGTCAGCGCCCTGATCATCAAGTGGCGCCGACCACCCACAAGGTAACGCGAAAGCGCCACAGTGCGCAGCGCTCAGAGCGAGTGTCAAGGCGGGATTGGGAATGGAGGCTGGGGTCGGAATCGAACCGGCGTACACGGCTTTGCAGGCCGCTGCATAACCACTCTGCCACCCAGCCAGCGCGGAGCCGGGAATATAGCGGAGCCGCCGTAGGCTGACAACCGCCGCCGAGGACCCGCCTGTCGTCATCCCACAATAGGGTCAACGGGTCGCTGAAGCCCCTAGACGCGGGAACAGGGCGATCCCTTGAACCGCCGCATTAGCGGCCTACCTAATCCACCTGTTGGGAGCCCCGGGCGCGCGGGGAGCCCGGGCGCTCGAGCGCTAGGCCTGGTTCTGCACCGAGAAAAGAAAAAGCCCCCGGGGATTGAGAGTCCGGAGGCTTGTGTTTGGAGCGGGAAACCAGATTCGAACTGGCGACCCCAACCTTGGCAAGGTTGTGCTCTACCAACTGAGCTATTCCCGCGAGCAAGACCGGCTAGTTTAGTTTCACCGCGCTGCTTGTCAAGCACCACGACGCGGTTTTGCGTCCGGGCACCGCTTCCTAGCCGGCGCGCCGCGCAGCCCCCACGTACCCCGCCATGGAGGCGTAGGCGAGGACGGTGGCCAGGAGGAGCACGGGGAGTCCGATCGTCCGGCTATCCAAGCCCAGCATCGGCCCCCCGTACAGTAGGAGAGTGAGCGACACCATCTGCGCCGCAGTCTTGAGCTTGCCGAGCCAGGAAACCGCCACCTCGTCGCGGGCGCCACGGGTGGCCATCCATTCACGCAGCGCGCTGACCATCAACTCGCGGGCGATGATCGCCATCGCCGCGAGTGCGGTGAGCAAGGCCACCGTCCCGCCTGCGGCGCCCTGTACCACGAGCACCAGCGTCACGGCCACCATCACCTTGTCCGCCACCGGATCCAGGAATGCACCGAATGCGCTTGTTTGCTGCCATCGACGCGCCAGATAGCCATCCAGCCAGTCCGTGAGGCCCGCAAGCACGAAGACGCCCGCGGCCGCTGCGCGCCCCCATGGCAGCGGCAGGTAAAACAGGAATACGCACACGGGCACCAGTCCCATACGCGCCCAGGTGAGCGCCATCGGTAGGCTCATACCGGCGCGCTGCTCATTGACCATCCCGCAGGGTCTCGTGGATTGCGGCGG of the Pseudomonadota bacterium genome contains:
- the msrB gene encoding peptide-methionine (R)-S-oxide reductase MsrB, whose product is MSKYERSEDAIKSLNSQQFQVTQEDATERAFHNQYWDHKEPGIYVDVVSGEPLFASVHKYDSGSGWPSFWQPLVADHVLELQDRSHGMLRTEVRSKHGDSHLGHLFPDGPKPTGMRYCINSASLRFVAANDLRDAGYQEFLALFE
- the pgsA gene encoding CDP-diacylglycerol--glycerol-3-phosphate 3-phosphatidyltransferase, with product MVNEQRAGMSLPMALTWARMGLVPVCVFLFYLPLPWGRAAAAGVFVLAGLTDWLDGYLARRWQQTSAFGAFLDPVADKVMVAVTLVLVVQGAAGGTVALLTALAAMAIIARELMVSALREWMATRGARDEVAVSWLGKLKTAAQMVSLTLLLYGGPMLGLDSRTIGLPVLLLATVLAYASMAGYVGAARRAG